cttctctctctctctctctcttctctctctttctctttctctttctctttctctttctctctctcctctctctctctctctctctctctctctctctctctctctctctctctctctctctctctgaaatatttgTTTTCGGCAGCCAGCTAAGTACCCCTAGAAATTACTATTGTACTCCTGGGGGTTCAGGATGAGAGCCCATGTGATATATGATTATCGTTTTTATGGCTTTTATCCAGTTCTTGTGGACGAGGTCATTATAATTAGTTAAAAACATGGGAATTTACTAATCGATATAAAACTATAAGTTTTCGAATGTGTTAGTGGGTGACCATTTTGAAAGAGAATATACAATTTAACAGTCTTGCAGATGGTTGATTATCCCTGTAAACGCGTTGTTACACTTAtagtttttcacttttttttcccaGATTGTTGCTTAGTTTGGAAAAATTTAGCAATGTAAACCTCCACAATTCGTAAACGTTATTGGGGGATTTCATACCCCTATGATAAAAGTATACTTTAGTAACTTTAGTTCGTGTTTTCAATTGCTGCATTTATAAGAATGATGTGATTTGCCGAAGACATTTAATTAGGGAATGTATAATCGCTCAGAAGGTTAACCTTCCTCCTAATATGGTAAAATTTATGCTTATCCTTAGCTTtgctataatttttcttttctgctATGGTCTACTCATCAATGTTCTTACATTGAGAAGGGAACGTTTGTCTCGTAATTATTTGGTTTTAGTTTTCAATACGGGGTTNNNNNNNNNNNNNNNNNNNNNNNNNNNNNNNNNNNNNNNNNNNNNNNNNNNNNNNNNNNNNNNNNNNNNNNNNNNNNNNNNNNNNNNNNNNNNNNNNNNNNNNNNNNNNNNNNNNNNNNNNNNNNNNNNNNNNNNNNNNNNNNNNNNNNNNNNNNNNNNNNNNNNNNNNNNNNNNNNNNNNNNNNNNNNNNNNNNNNNNNNNNNNNNNNNNNNNNNNNNNNNNNNNNNNNNNNNNNNNNNNNNNNNNNNNNNNNNNNNNNNNNNNNNNNNNNNNNNNNNNNNNNNNNNNNNNNNNNNNNNNNNNNNNNNNNNNNNNNNNNNNNNNNNNNNNNNNNNNNNNNNNNNNNNNNNNNNNNNNNNNNNNNNNNNNNNNNNNNNNNNNNNNNNNNNNNNNNNNNNNNNNNNNNNNNNNNNNNNNNNNNNNNNNNNNNNNNNNNNNNNNNNNNNNNNNNNNNNNNNNNNNNNNNNNNNNNNNNNNNNNNNNNNNNNNNNNNNNNNNNtatatatatatatatatatatgtatatgtatatatgtatatatatatgtatatatatatatatatatatatatatgtatatgtatatatgtatatgtatatatatatatatatatatatatatatatatatgtatatatatatatatatatatatatatatatatgtatatatatatatatatatatatatatatatatatatgtatatgtatatatatatatatatatatatatatatatgtatatatatatatatatatatatatatatatgtatatatatatatatatatatatatatatatatatattatatatatatatatatgtatatatatatatatatatatatatatatatatatatatatatatatatatatgtatatatatatatatatatatatatatatatatatatatatatatatatatatatatatatgtatatatatatatatatatatatatatatatatatatatatatatatatatatatatatgtatatatatatatatatatatatatatatatatatatatatatatgtatatatatatatatatatatatatgtatatatatatatatatatatatgtatatatatatatatatatgtatatatatgtatatatatatatatatatatgtatatatgtatatatatatgtatatatatgtatatatatgtatatatatgtatatatatgtatatatatgtatatatatatgtatatatatgtatatatatgtatatatatatgtatatatatgtatatatatatgtatatatatgtatatatatgtatatatatatgtatatatatgtatatatatgtgtatatatatgtatatatatgtatatatatatgtatatatatatgtatatatatgtatatatatgtatatatatgtatatgtgtatatatgtgtatatatatgtatatgtgtatatatatgtatatgtgtatatatgtgtatatgtgtatatatgtgtatatatatgtatatgtgtatatatatgtatatgtgtatatatatgtatatgtgtatatatgtgtatatgtgtatatatgtgtatatatatgtatatgtgtatatatatgtatatgtgtatatatatgtatatgtgtatatatatgtatatgtgtatatatatgtatatgtgtatatatatgtatatgtgtatatatatgtatgtgtatatatatgtatatgtgtatatatatgtatatgtgtatatatatatatatatgtgtatatatatatatatatgtgtatatatatgtatatgtgtatatatatgtatatgtgtatatatatgtatatgtgtatatatatatatatgtgtatatatatatatatgtgtatatatatatatatatatgtgtatatatatatatgtgtgtatatatatatatgtgtgtatatatatatatatgtgtatatatatatatatgtgtatatatatatatgtgtgtatatatatatatatgtgtatatatatatatatgtgtatatatatatatgtgtgtatatatatatatgtgtgtatatatatatatatgtgtatatatatatatgtgtatatatatatatatatgtgtatatatatatatatatatgtgtatatatatatatgtgtgtatatatatatgtgtatatatatatatgtgtatatatatatatgtgtgtatatatatatatgtgtatatatatatatatatatgtgtgtgtatatatatatatgtgtgtatatatatatatgtgtgtatatatatatatgtgtgtatatatatatatgtgtgtatatatatatatatgtgtatatatatatatatgtgtatatatatatatgtgtgtatatatatatatgtgtgtatatatatatatatgtgtatatatatatatgtgtatatatatatatatgtatatatatatatatatatattgtgtatatatatatatgtgtgtatatatatatatgtgtgtatatatatatatgtgtatatatatatatgtgtgtatatatatatatgtgtatatatatatatatgtgtgtatatatatatatgtgtgtatatatatatatgtgtgtatatatatatatgtgtgtatatatatatatgtgtgtatatatatatatgtgtatatatatatatgtgtatatatatatatatgtgtatatatatatatgtgtgtatatatatatatatatgtgtgtatatatatatatatgtgtgtatatatatatatgtgtgtatatatatatatgtgtgtatatatatatatgtgtgtatatatatatatgtgtgtatatatatatgtgtatatatatatatgtgtgtatatatatatatgtgtatatatatatatgtgtatatatatatatatgtgtatatatatatatatgtgtatatatatatatatatgtgtatatatatatatatgtgtatatatatatgtgtgtgtgtgtatactgtatatatatatatatatatatatatatatatatatatatatatatatatatatatatatatatatatattatgacgggcttgagtgaaccttacctggtggctaggtttggggatgttactggtctgttatcactcaagttatccttcataaatttaaaatatcaccaccaacaaaaatattattctttctgtctgcttcacttgttgttttaaccacttttaattaccttttttaattacctctccaatccagcaggaacttaattaaacactaaagacaatccgtaatttaatacttaaataaataaacttaaattccaatataattactttcacacgcaatatcacaaaacacaaaaacaattataataaacaaaagaaagagatgttttcaacactgcactgaatagttctctaaagaaacacacaaattacaagtgcaaagaaggctaaggaatgcaaatatctgtatgactaagttaaggaaaagaaaccaaggataatgtagaatagttaacataactgataatagatggcgttgaacataaACATCCGataatatcatatttacactaataatttttacagttttttttaataattatgacgttccgtcatagaTCCTCCCCCCAAAGAGCATCCTACTTAGGATGGCTGGGATGAGAGATAGCAGGAAGTCTGGATAATGCGTCGGCAATTTTGTTTTGATGTCCTGGGATCGCACGGAGCTCAAGATTATATCTTGTGAGATAGTACGACCAACGTAACAATTTGTCGTTCAGTAGTCGTGATCTATCCAGGAAGGTTAAAGGTCGATGATCTGTATAGACGATGACCTTGTGGTTGCATTCTAAATATGGAGCAAAGTGACGAAGAGCAGCTATGATGGCAAAAAGCTCCTTTTCTATGGTTGCCCATCTAATTTGTGAACCTTTGAATGAGCCAGAGAAATAAGATACTGGAAACAAGTAGTCCAGTGGCGGCTCATCTCCAGACTTGCAAGCTGATGACATCTGTAGAAGTACTGCACCGTATCCCGAATTGCTTGCATCTACCTGGAGTAAAAAATCTTGATTGAAATTTGGGGCTTTAAGAATGGGTTTAGATATAAATACTCTTTTCAAATTATTAAAGAGCTGTTGATGCTTTTCTTCCCAATAAAAAGAGATCTTTGGAgatgttaaattatataaagacGCAGTGATTTCAGAGTAATTCTTAATAAAGCGAGAATAGTATGAAGTCATTCCTAGAAATGATTTTAACTCTTTCTTGTTTGTTGGAATTGGATAATCAAGTATACTTGCAATGTTGACGTCTTTGAGCATTATACTTCCACCTCCGATTGTATGCCCCAGATAAGTTACCTTAGCTCTCCCAAAAGCACTCTTGGCCAAATTAACAGTTAACCTTGAAGATCTGAAGCGATGGAAGAGTTCTTCGAGGGTCTGCAGGTGTTCGTCCCAGTCGTCACTAGCTACCACCACGTCATCCAGATATACGtaagtgtctttcatatttcttattacctctgacatcatcctttgaaaggtggcaggagcattagttaaaccaaatggcatgaccttataagagaataacccaaatggagttataaatgatgagatttctttagctgattgagttagaggtacttggtaatagcctttcattaagtctatccgtgtaagaattttcttattaccaatgctatcaaggatatcattgattctaggtaatgggaatgaatcttttacagttaccttatttaacttacgataatcagtacagagtcttagttgattattaggtttaggtactaggagacagggtgaagcccatggtgaagtgcttggttctgcaaGGTCATTATCTAGTAAATACTGTACCTCTTGTTTCAACGAGTCCAACTTCTTGCCTACCATACGGTAGTACGTCTGGCGTATGGGAGTAACACCTGACTCGATGACGATATCATGTTGAATGGTTTGACTTCTCTGCAAACTGTCAGAACATACTTCATGAAACCTGGAGAGCAATTGTGATAGTAATTTTTTCTGAGAAGATGGTATTCCTGTAAAATAACTGGGCAAGGATTTTAGAATTTGACTGTTGGTGTTGTCTTTCCAGTTGATTAGTTGATCATCGTCAGGGAGAACCACGAGCAACTCTGAGGAAGATTCCTCCAGTGGTAGTATTTTCTCCTCAGGAGAAATTGAGAGATGACTTACCATTTGAATAGGTGCTTGATATGCCTTCAACAAATTCACATGCACTAGTTGCTTTGATCGTCTACGATCAGGAGTAGAGagaacatagtttaccttagaaattctttgaagcactttgtaaggtcccataaatttttcacgtaagggggaaccgggtatgggatGATATACAAGCACCTCATCTCCTGGCTGAAATACGCGCAGCTTTGCCTTTTTATCATACAAGCGGGACATCTTCTCCTGGGAATGCAAAAGATTGGTATTAGCAAATACATGAAGTGATATAATTTTATCCTTTAGCTCCTGTAGATATGACAAAATGTTGGTAATCTCTTCTTCCTTGTTATGAATTAGATTTTCCTTTACCATACTGAGAGTGGTTCGGGGCTTTCTTCCGAACATTAATTCGAAAGGGGACACTCCAGTGGACTCTTGTGGTACACTTCTTATAATATACATCAGAAGATCAATATCTCTATCCCACTGTTCCGAAGTTTCCTGCATGTACTTCCGAAGaaggtttttaatagtttggtgaactctttccagagcaccgttactttggggatgataagcagaagcatatatgttatgaatattgaattctctcatagcttgttgaaaaagcttactagtgaagtttgtgcctctatcacattgcaatgtctttggaaatccataggttgtgaaaattttgacaagttgaccaattatagtttttgcatttatattttttattggcactgctatgggatatctcgttgttgggcaaagaacagtaagtaaatactcattaccttgcttagtcctaggcattgggccaacacagtctatgataatcctctcaaagggaaactttggtacggatatgggctgaagaggagctggtggaagtctctcattgggtttgccagtagtctggcaatgatgacatgctttaataaattgttgaatgtccttcttcatcccaggccagaagaagtcttcagctaaggtagagtaagtcttgttgaccccaaagtggttcacatgagagtgggctaattcaagaagagctggaactagagagagtggtagaaccagttgatgacagtcaaaccatgttgtggttgctggtgctttggaggacctaaaatgtcgaaaaagcaaatcattatcaagataaaagtaaggagttttgggatgatcatctggctctgcaactttcttccaaagatccttaagaacaggatctttattttgcaagtccttgaaatttgatttggtcatatttataaggtctaatgtcttctctactctatttccactatctataacaattggtttaattgatgtcatttgaataacagcattatttaatttatttgattcattttctataagaatatcaggatcagatactactggattaacaatggcccctgcaagatcattaccaattaaAAGCTGGATAGATGAACAAGGCAAAGGATCTCGTGAAACTGCAATTAAAACATTACCTTGATAGTAAGGACACTGTAAATTCACCTCTGCCAAAGGCATGGATTTGGTGGTACTGAGGTCCGAAACAGTAACATACTCATGTCTCAGTTTGAAGTCCTGTGAAGGCAGAGCTACCACACTTTGGGAGGATCCTGTATCTCTTAAGCAAGTAACTGGAATACCATTCACGGTGCCTTTACAAGTAAAAGGTTTGAAGACGTCCCCATCAAGTTCTTGAGCAGCAACATGAAAAGTTTTCTTATTATCCTTCCTATTAGGGTTCGGAGAATTCTTTCCAACATCAGACTTCTTGCACGAAGGATTAGGACAGTTCTCTATGTGATGCCCTTCCTGCTTACAGTAGGAACAATATGCTGTGGATGATTGAGAAAAAGTAGActtattaaatggtttaaatgttttaTGAATCAAGTAGTAATCATCAGCTAAACTGGCTGCTTTCAACAAGTTGGTTTCTCCCTTTTCCAGAATGAAAGTAGCAATGTTACCTGGCAATTTCCTAATAAACTCTTCCATTAGAATAAGATTTTTTAAGGATTCAAAATCTGAAACACCTGTCTTTTGCAACCATTTTGTAAATTGCCTAACTTTGTCactgcaaaattcaacaaaagtttgtgaaggcattttgtaaaagtgccggaactgttgccgataaccttcagctgtgatggcataagcatctaaaactgcctttttaatcacatcatactcctttacttcaaccatctgagagattacatatgctgccttacctttgaactgatttctgacaaccattacccattgctcctgaggccacttcaaggttttagcagtgtcttcgaacgttgtaaagaatacctctgggtccttttcatcaaaatcaggaagcagctttttagctttgagtatgtcgaacttactgggtatctctccatcagttttcagcttaatctgtatatttgccgacttctgttctttttgtatctctagttcagccaatttacacttgtgttcatactctaatgccaatagttgctgttgcttttgaagttctagtgcagCCATTTTCTGTTGTTCTTTTTGCAATTGTAATTGAAGACGCAACTGTTCTATTTTCGGATCTATTCCAGGGGTGGCATATGCTCCAGTAAGGGAGCGCAACTCATCgatgtcctcatcatcatcttcaaagattccctcatctatgaagaattgcaggattttatcaataatgacagctttcacatattttggatcgacctcaagatcacatctctgggctacagacaataattcctgtttcttggcataacgtaaagtcaaaatttctccttttatatcgTTCATAAACTTCTCCAAATTAAACGACATTCTGAAGGATTACCAAAAGTAATGTTATTAGAGATTATATCAATGCTTTGTATTCACACTAGGTTATGCCATTAatttaaatattcacacatttgacACCAAAAATAAGCTAAATGTCAGTCAAAAATAATCAAGTTTACAACAATTTCAAGACAATTTTAAAGAGACCGCAAATAGAATACACAgtctgaaaatggattaactgaaattGGATGGCCAACATAAAGGCCGAGATCAATTAGTGATCGAAGGTCTCACGATAGCACACAAACATGATATCTAGATTAGCACAATATGCATGTAAGTAGTAGTTTATGGCAGAAGAGAACCTTGATTTTGGCTCGTAAAATAAGGCGGGAGAAGAAGGCTAAGCATAGCACAGAACCCAACCAATTAATATTTGATTACTAGTATATCCTTTATTTTACAGATACCGATTTTGAGTGAGAGAACCATTCAGCGTACGTGTGATATGAAATGCTGGATTGGATTGGcaagaaaacaacaataaaaaaaaaccaataaaaatacaaatcactttcatAAACAATGCTCTCGAGTTTCTTTATACTTTAATAGTCACAAACAAAAAGACTAGATCAACCCAGGACAGGCCCCCACTTATGACGGGcttgagtgaaccttacctggtggctaggtttggggatgttactggtctgttatcactcaagttatccttcataaatttaaaatatcaccaccaacaaaaatattattctttctgtctgcttcacttgttgttttaaccacttttaattaccttttttaattacctctccaatccagcaggaacttaattaaacactaaagacaatccgtaatttaatacttaaataaataaacttaaattccaatataattactttcacacgcaatatcacaaaacacaaaaacaattataataaacaaaagaaagagatgttttcaacactgcactgaatagttctctaaagaaacacacaaattacaagtgcaaagaaggctaaggaatgcaaatatctgtatgactaagttaaggaaaagaaaccaaggataatgtagaatagttaacataactgataatagatggcgttgaacataaACATCCGataatatcatatttacactaataatttttacagttttttttaataattatgacgttccgtcataatatataaataaacattttagACTATTTAATCCTTTTTATGTAAATGGTATTTGTTTTGAGATTCGTATTTTCTATGAATTCTTTGCCCAGGAGATTCCCATATGTCGAGGCTATCAATTTTGCACTAATAATGATCCCTAATAAAGTTAATGCCTAGCCATCTATGTTTCATTGTTTTAGACTGTAACGCGTAATACTGAAGTGATCGACAATAAACTATTCGTGATAAAACAGCACGGAGCCTTTCGAGGATCGAAGAAGGTGTGGACTgagtttattttacattttaaagtAAGCTCTTGTTACAAATACCTCACCATGCTTTGATTTTATATACAGAAGATTTAACATAAATTATGTGCTCCACTTAGATTTTAAGTTTACTCTTCTATACCAATCGTTAATTTATCGCTCCAAattgaaaattagtttttctttcagAAAACAATTACaaatgattttgtgtgtgtgtgtgtgtgtgtgtgtgtatgtaaaagagTGCCTCTTGATAGTTGCATTTACTGAAACAAGATGAAATTCTACTTTCTAtgttataacgtttcttcacaATTGAGGTTTGATATTTAAAACTGCTAATTTTGCTATTAGGACGTAGGTCTTactctaaaaataagaaaataatctttCTGTTTATCGATCTATTTTTACatgtctatctgtgtatctattttCCTGTGTGTATAGACTATCAATCAGTATAAAGGATTTCATAAAACGTTTTTgatcgtatatactgtatgtag
The sequence above is drawn from the Palaemon carinicauda isolate YSFRI2023 chromosome 40, ASM3689809v2, whole genome shotgun sequence genome and encodes:
- the LOC137631609 gene encoding uncharacterized protein isoform X1 — encoded protein: MSFNLEKFMNDIKGEILTLRYAKKQELLSVAQRCDLEVDPKYVKAVIIDKILQFFIDEGIFEDDDEDIDELRSLTGAYATPGIDPKIEQLRLQLQLQKEQQKMAALELQKQQQLLALEYEHKCKLAELEIQKEQKSANIQIKLKTDGEIPSKFDILKAKKLLPDFDEKDPEVFFTTFEDTAKTLKWPQEQWVMVVRNQFKGKAAYVISQMVEVKEYDVIKKAVLDAYAITAEGYRQQFRHFYKMPSQTFVEFCSDKVRQFTKWLQKTGVSDFESLKNLILMEEFIRKLPGNIATFILEKGETNLLKAASLADDYYLIHKTFKPFNKSTFSQSSTAYCSYCKQEGHHIENCPNPSCKKSDVGKNSPNPNRKDNKKTFHVAAQELDGDVFKPFTCKGTVNGIPVTCLRDTGSSQSVVALPSQDFKLRHEYVTVSDLSTTKSMPLAEVNLQCPYYQGNVLIAVSRDPLPCSSIQLLIGNDLAGAIVNPVVSDPDILIENESNKLNNAVIQMTSIKPIVIDSGNRVEKTLDLINMTKSNFKDLQNKDPVLKDLWKKVAEPDDHPKTPYFYLDNDLLFRHFRSSKAPATTTWFDCHQLVLPLSLVPALLELAHSHVNHFGVNKTYSTLAEDFFWPGMKKDIQQFIKACHHCQTTGKPNERLPPAPLQPISVPKFPFERIIIDCVGPMPRTKQGNEYLLTVLCPTTRYPIAVPIKNINAKTIIGQLVKIFTTYGFPKTLQCDRGTNFTSKLFQQAMREFNIHNIYASAYHPQSNGALERVHQTIKNLLRKYMQETSEQWDRDIDLLMYIIRSVPQESTGVSPFELMFGRKPRTTLSMVKENLIHNKEEEITNILSYLQELKDKIISLHVFANTNLLHSQEKMSRLYDKKAKLRVFQPGDEVLVYHPIPGSPLREKFMGPYKVLQRISKVNYVLSTPDRRRSKQLVHVNLLKAYQAPIQMVSHLSISPEEKILPLEESSSELLVVLPDDDQLINWKDNTNSQILKSLPSYFTGIPSSQKKLLSQLLSRFHEVCSDSLQRSQTIQHDIVIESGVTPIRQTYYRMVGKKLDSLKQEVQYLLDNDLAEPSTSPWASPCLLVPKPNNQLRLCTDYRKLNKVTVKDSFPLPRINDILDSIGNKKILTRIDLMKGYYQVPLTQSAKEISSFITPFGLFSYKVMPFGLTNAPATFQRMMSEVIRNMKDTYVYLDDVVVASDDWDEHLQTLEELFHRFRSSR
- the LOC137631609 gene encoding uncharacterized protein isoform X2, producing MSFNLEKFMNDIKGEILTLRYAKKQELLSVAQRCDLEVDPKYVKAVIIDKILQFFIDEGIFEDDDEDIDELRSLTGAYATPGIDPKIEQLRLQLQLQKEQQKMAALELQKQQQLLALEYEHKCKLAELEIQKEQKSANIQIKLKTDGEIPSKFDILKAKKLLPDFDEKDPEVFFTTFEDTAKTLKWPQEQWVMVVRNQFKAYCSYCKQEGHHIENCPNPSCKKSDVGKNSPNPNRKDNKKTFHVAAQELDGDVFKPFTCKGTVNGIPVTCLRDTGSSQSVVALPSQDFKLRHEYVTVSDLSTTKSMPLAEVNLQCPYYQGNVLIAVSRDPLPCSSIQLLIGNDLAGAIVNPVVSDPDILIENESNKLNNAVIQMTSIKPIVIDSGNRVEKTLDLINMTKSNFKDLQNKDPVLKDLWKKVAEPDDHPKTPYFYLDNDLLFRHFRSSKAPATTTWFDCHQLVLPLSLVPALLELAHSHVNHFGVNKTYSTLAEDFFWPGMKKDIQQFIKACHHCQTTGKPNERLPPAPLQPISVPKFPFERIIIDCVGPMPRTKQGNEYLLTVLCPTTRYPIAVPIKNINAKTIIGQLVKIFTTYGFPKTLQCDRGTNFTSKLFQQAMREFNIHNIYASAYHPQSNGALERVHQTIKNLLRKYMQETSEQWDRDIDLLMYIIRSVPQESTGVSPFELMFGRKPRTTLSMVKENLIHNKEEEITNILSYLQELKDKIISLHVFANTNLLHSQEKMSRLYDKKAKLRVFQPGDEVLVYHPIPGSPLREKFMGPYKVLQRISKVNYVLSTPDRRRSKQLVHVNLLKAYQAPIQMVSHLSISPEEKILPLEESSSELLVVLPDDDQLINWKDNTNSQILKSLPSYFTGIPSSQKKLLSQLLSRFHEVCSDSLQRSQTIQHDIVIESGVTPIRQTYYRMVGKKLDSLKQEVQYLLDNDLAEPSTSPWASPCLLVPKPNNQLRLCTDYRKLNKVTVKDSFPLPRINDILDSIGNKKILTRIDLMKGYYQVPLTQSAKEISSFITPFGLFSYKVMPFGLTNAPATFQRMMSEVIRNMKDTYVYLDDVVVASDDWDEHLQTLEELFHRFRSSR